The Penaeus chinensis breed Huanghai No. 1 chromosome 39, ASM1920278v2, whole genome shotgun sequence genome has a segment encoding these proteins:
- the LOC125046892 gene encoding glyoxylate reductase/hydroxypyruvate reductase-like isoform X2 → MSRPKVLITRADIPQKALDMLNEKCEVDMWPESFPIPREQMLKKIQGKDAIFCLLTEKIDNEVLDAAGSSLKVIGTMSVGYDHLSLEEIKKRGIKVGYTPGVLTDATAELTVALLLATSRRLFEAHEELLNGGWGKCAWSPLWMTGWGLAGSTVGILGLGRIGQGVMQRLQGFGIKRFLYSGRSRRPEEEEKGAEFVPFDTLLKESDFIAVTCALNDQTRDIFNEEAFSKMKKSAIIVNTSRGGVIKQDALITALKTGQIRAAGLDVMTPEPLPSDHELTKLPNCTLIPHIGSAETTTREGMATLTASNIIAGLADQPMPARLC, encoded by the exons ATGTGAGGTGGACATGTGGCCCGAATCGTTCCCAATCCCAAGGGAACAGATGCTCAAGAAGATCCAAGGAAAAGATGCTATTTTTTGTCTTCTGACagagaaaattgataatgaaGTTCTTGATGCAGCAG GATCAAGCCTGAAGGTGATTGGCACTATGTCAGTGGGTTATGATCATCTGAGtcttgaagaaataaaaaaacgtgGCATTAAG gtGGGCTACACTCCTGGTGTGTTGACTGATGCCACTGCTGAGCTGACAGTAGCCCTGCTGCTGGCAACCTCACGAAGGCTTTTTGAAGCTCATGAAGAACTTCTGAA tGGTGGGTGGGGAAAGTGTGCTTGGTCCCCTCTCTGGATGACTGGCTGGGGTCTAGCAGGATCCACAGTTGGAATTCTGGGCTTGGGACGCATTGGCCAGGGGGTGATGCAGCGGCTTCAGGGGTTTGGCATTAAGAGGTTCCTCTACTCTGGGCGTTCGCGCAGACCAGAAG aggaagaaaagggtgcaGAATTTGTACCGTTTGACACTTTGTTGAAGGAATCTGACTTCATTGCTGTCACATGTGCTTTAAATGACCAGACAAGAGACATCTTCAATGAGGAAGCATTTTCCAAGATGAAGAAATCAGCCATTATTGTCAACACATCTCGTGGAG GTGTGATCAAGCAAGATGCACTCATCACAGCCCTGAAGACTGGTCAGATCCGTGCAGCTGGTCTGGATGTCATGACCCCAGAGCCTCTGCCATCTGACCATGAGCTGACCAAACTTCCCAACTGTA CTTTGATTCCTCACATTGGGAGTGCTGAGACAACGACAAGGGAAGGGATGGCCACCTTGACTGCTTCTAATATAATTGCTGGCTTGGCAGACCAGCCTATGCCAGCTAGACTGTGTTGA